In Geopsychrobacter electrodiphilus DSM 16401, a single window of DNA contains:
- a CDS encoding helix-turn-helix domain-containing protein, whose protein sequence is MSSLPLKKCHGNLSAAARQSGISRITLYCKLNEGH, encoded by the coding sequence ATGAGTTCGCTTCCCTTAAAAAAGTGTCACGGCAACCTTTCTGCCGCTGCACGACAGTCGGGTATCAGCCGAATAACCCTGTACTGTAAGCTGAACGAGGGCCACTGA
- a CDS encoding aldehyde ferredoxin oxidoreductase C-terminal domain-containing protein: MDKILRINMSAAGGPQQSTEAAGEYAALGGRATTSMIVGKEVPPDCHPLSAENKLVIAPGMLSGTAAAISGRISVGCKSPLTGGIKESNAGGQAAQVLARLGYAAIVIEGQPAGDDLYKIHINKDRVEISVDNSNKLLDNYPLIAKLQKEYGDKVAYMSIGTAGERLMASASIACTDPELRPTRHCGRGGVGAVMGSKKVKVIILDDAGCSNRAPKDAERFKTANRAFVEGIRKHPVSGEGLPAYGTNVLTNVLNEAGGYPTRNFKSGQFEGATKISGESQAELEISRGGKATHGCHRGCVIQCSGIYNDKDGNYLTKQPEYETVWSHGGHCGISDLDTIATLDYWDDNVGVDTIEMGVAIGVAMDGGVIEFGDGKGAVSLLRDEVAKGTPLGRILGGGAGMVGKAFGVTRVPVVKNQALPAYDPRTVQGIGVTYATSTMGADHTAGYAVATNILKVGGDVDPLKPEGQVELSRNLQIATTAIDSTGLCLFIAFPILDQPETFQSLLDLLGGFYGIEMTGDDVVALGKNVLSVEREFNKAAGFGPADDRLPSFFQSEKLPPHNLTFGVTDEELDEVYNW; encoded by the coding sequence ATGGACAAGATTTTAAGAATTAATATGAGTGCTGCCGGTGGGCCGCAACAAAGTACTGAAGCCGCCGGGGAATATGCTGCTCTGGGGGGGCGGGCAACGACTTCGATGATCGTTGGTAAAGAGGTTCCGCCGGATTGTCATCCCTTAAGTGCTGAAAACAAACTGGTTATCGCTCCAGGTATGCTCAGTGGAACTGCTGCTGCCATCTCCGGGCGTATCTCGGTCGGCTGCAAGAGCCCGCTGACCGGTGGCATCAAAGAGTCGAACGCCGGTGGTCAGGCGGCTCAGGTGCTTGCGCGTCTTGGCTACGCTGCGATCGTCATTGAGGGACAACCCGCAGGGGATGACCTTTACAAAATTCATATCAATAAGGACCGGGTTGAAATCAGTGTCGACAACAGCAATAAACTGCTCGACAACTATCCGTTGATTGCCAAGTTGCAAAAGGAATACGGCGACAAGGTTGCTTACATGTCGATTGGAACTGCCGGTGAGCGCTTGATGGCTTCGGCTTCCATCGCCTGTACCGATCCTGAGCTGCGCCCGACCCGTCACTGTGGTCGCGGCGGTGTCGGCGCGGTTATGGGCTCCAAGAAGGTCAAGGTTATCATTCTTGATGATGCCGGTTGTTCGAACCGTGCACCCAAAGACGCTGAGAGATTCAAAACAGCTAACCGCGCCTTCGTTGAAGGGATCCGTAAGCACCCGGTCTCGGGTGAAGGCTTGCCAGCCTACGGGACCAACGTCTTGACCAACGTCCTTAACGAAGCTGGCGGCTATCCGACCCGTAACTTCAAGAGCGGACAATTTGAAGGCGCGACCAAGATCAGCGGCGAGTCCCAGGCTGAACTTGAGATTTCACGCGGTGGAAAAGCAACTCACGGTTGCCATCGTGGCTGCGTCATTCAGTGCTCCGGTATCTATAACGATAAAGACGGTAACTACCTGACCAAACAGCCCGAGTACGAGACTGTCTGGTCCCACGGTGGTCATTGTGGTATCAGCGATCTGGATACCATCGCGACTCTTGATTACTGGGACGACAACGTCGGCGTCGATACGATTGAGATGGGTGTCGCCATCGGCGTCGCCATGGACGGTGGTGTGATTGAGTTTGGCGACGGCAAAGGTGCCGTCAGCCTGCTGCGCGATGAAGTTGCCAAGGGGACTCCCTTGGGACGTATCCTCGGCGGCGGCGCCGGGATGGTCGGCAAGGCCTTCGGTGTTACGCGTGTGCCTGTGGTCAAGAATCAGGCGCTGCCTGCCTATGATCCGCGTACCGTCCAGGGGATCGGCGTGACCTATGCGACCAGCACCATGGGCGCTGATCACACTGCTGGTTATGCCGTTGCTACCAACATCCTAAAGGTCGGCGGCGATGTCGATCCCTTGAAACCTGAAGGCCAGGTTGAGTTGTCGCGTAACTTGCAGATTGCAACCACCGCCATCGATTCCACCGGGCTCTGCCTGTTCATCGCCTTCCCGATTCTTGACCAACCGGAGACCTTCCAATCCCTGCTCGATTTGCTGGGCGGATTCTATGGGATTGAGATGACCGGTGACGACGTGGTTGCCTTGGGCAAGAATGTTCTGTCCGTGGAGCGTGAGTTCAACAAGGCCGCCGGCTTCGGTCCCGCCGATGATCGTCTGCCGAGCTTCTTCCAGTCTGAAAAGTTGCCACCACACAACCTCACCTTCGGTGTGACCGATGAGGAGCTGGACGAAGTTTACAACTGGTAG
- a CDS encoding TOBE domain-containing protein, whose protein sequence is MEKKADQMVEFAAPLWLNKNRKAFLQSRRIELLEKIAEHGSITKAAKAAGMSYKGAWDAVNSMNNLADKPLTVNVTGGRTGGGTFLTEEGRSLIQMFRMVEKEHGKALLNIGKNADDLDRALNLMRRISMRISAKNVCYGIIRDIKVENLLAEVCLELKSGHRIYSIITAESVDTLGLVEGEDVYAVIKASSVLISSDLGSVRISARNQLSGRIVSVRTDAVMGAVVLDIGGGDTISATVTAGGVGSLGVVEGDEACAIIEASNVIIGVE, encoded by the coding sequence ATGGAAAAGAAGGCGGATCAAATGGTCGAGTTCGCAGCCCCCTTATGGCTGAACAAGAACCGCAAGGCGTTTCTTCAGAGCCGGCGGATCGAGTTGCTGGAGAAAATTGCCGAGCATGGTTCGATCACCAAAGCCGCTAAAGCTGCGGGTATGAGCTATAAAGGCGCCTGGGATGCGGTCAACAGCATGAATAATCTGGCTGATAAACCTCTGACAGTTAACGTGACGGGGGGACGCACCGGCGGGGGAACATTTTTGACCGAGGAAGGGCGAAGCCTGATCCAGATGTTCCGTATGGTCGAGAAAGAGCACGGTAAGGCCCTGCTCAATATTGGCAAGAATGCGGACGATCTAGATCGTGCCTTGAATCTCATGCGTAGAATCTCCATGCGGATCAGCGCCAAGAACGTCTGCTACGGGATTATTCGAGACATCAAAGTCGAAAATCTTCTTGCGGAGGTGTGTCTTGAACTTAAATCGGGGCATCGCATTTATTCGATTATCACTGCTGAGAGCGTTGACACCCTCGGCCTTGTCGAAGGTGAAGATGTCTATGCCGTGATCAAGGCGTCCTCGGTATTAATCTCGAGTGACCTCGGGTCGGTGCGCATCAGCGCGAGGAATCAGCTGTCTGGAAGAATCGTCAGTGTCAGAACTGACGCGGTCATGGGAGCGGTGGTCCTTGATATTGGCGGTGGGGACACTATCTCGGCCACAGTGACGGCAGGTGGAGTTGGCAGCCTTGGTGTGGTCGAAGGGGACGAGGCCTGCGCAATTATCGAAGCATCGAACGTGATTATCGGCGTTGAATAG
- a CDS encoding HesA/MoeB/ThiF family protein: MSVKRFLAEKAEGHLLSWVGQREMMSHFELDCAAAEELILQGGYLPTRYQRNQQMISTEQQLQLFQSKVAVVGCGGLGGYILEELARLGVGQIVAIDPDVFEEHNMNRQLLSTIDSLGVAKTEAAVTRIAAINPAVRVTPIKAAFDLEHGGDMLNGVALVIDAVDNIPTRLELADVCSQMVLPLVHGAIAGWYGQVVTVYPGDGTLQKLYANWSGGKGVEAGLGNPSFTPAVIASLQVAEACKLLLEQGRPLGKRMLSINLLDMQFDEIPV, translated from the coding sequence ATGAGCGTTAAACGATTTCTGGCCGAAAAAGCTGAAGGCCATCTGCTGAGTTGGGTTGGCCAACGTGAGATGATGTCCCATTTTGAACTGGATTGTGCTGCAGCCGAAGAATTGATCCTGCAGGGTGGCTACCTTCCTACCCGCTATCAGCGTAATCAACAGATGATCTCGACAGAGCAACAACTGCAGCTGTTTCAGAGCAAGGTTGCGGTGGTCGGTTGCGGCGGGTTGGGGGGATATATTCTGGAAGAGTTGGCACGGCTCGGCGTCGGTCAGATTGTCGCCATCGATCCCGACGTGTTCGAAGAGCACAATATGAATCGCCAACTGCTCTCGACCATTGATTCGCTTGGTGTGGCCAAGACCGAAGCGGCAGTGACACGAATCGCTGCAATTAATCCGGCTGTCAGAGTCACCCCGATAAAAGCGGCTTTCGATCTTGAGCATGGTGGTGACATGTTAAACGGAGTCGCCCTGGTGATTGACGCGGTTGATAACATCCCGACCAGGCTCGAGCTGGCCGATGTATGCAGCCAAATGGTGCTTCCGCTGGTGCATGGTGCGATTGCCGGCTGGTATGGGCAGGTTGTCACCGTCTACCCCGGTGATGGAACACTGCAAAAGCTCTATGCAAACTGGAGCGGCGGTAAAGGCGTTGAAGCCGGGCTGGGAAATCCGTCCTTTACGCCAGCCGTGATTGCCAGTCTGCAGGTAGCCGAAGCTTGTAAATTATTGTTAGAGCAGGGACGACCATTAGGCAAGAGGATGCTGTCGATCAATTTGCTGGATATGCAGTTTGACGAGATTCCAGTCTAA
- a CDS encoding MoaD/ThiS family protein yields the protein MQVTVKLFASFQTGRFKVELREFPDQTLIGDVVRELNIPAGEVGILLLNAVHAKMDQPLTEGDLLAIFPLVGGG from the coding sequence ATGCAAGTGACCGTCAAGCTCTTCGCCTCATTTCAGACTGGGCGCTTCAAGGTAGAACTCAGGGAATTTCCGGATCAAACCCTGATCGGCGATGTTGTCCGGGAATTGAATATTCCTGCAGGTGAGGTCGGAATCCTGCTCCTCAATGCGGTTCATGCCAAAATGGATCAACCTCTAACTGAGGGGGATCTCCTGGCGATCTTTCCCCTGGTCGGTGGAGGTTGA
- a CDS encoding TonB-dependent receptor plug domain-containing protein gives MKVMVSVRLLIAVVVGLAICCMASPLLADQSVPQLYTLGEVVVSAPQAGVEAVGTVHTIQAAEIKASGARTLDEALTLVPGVLVQTGNQGTPRIDIRGFRTRHVQLLLDGIPINSTFDGQFDPSTFGVENIQSIKVTTGGGSVLYGEGGNGGVINIITKKGQPGLHGALGTEVAEDNNSLSHFSLGAGSDNVDVFVSGSVYQGGSFQLSDDFLPTPAQNGGERLNSDNRRQNLFANLGWAPSEKTQLAASLQYRKGKYGVPPVTNASATDPFSKNAKFDRVDDLEGIAGQLAYDQQLSGTFSSRGWVYFNRLRMLENRYDNSAFTTQVASGASRSDSTTDNTGVNLQLRGDWQTKGITTLALLGERSHWNADGFQIAASTGGGGGGGGGGGGGGGGGGGGGSTLTTTPFDLQRDVQLYSAALQYELQLLPKLGLVLGGADHLQRRDNGKTEQLGSYLIGLNYDLSSETRLHASNSRKVRFPSISQLYDVTRGNETLSAERSQHYEAGIDQQLPGATNLSLSGFLIDARNFIEKNDITDHYENFQQYRFEGAEITIENRYVEHLLVRGSYSYMHSEDRSAGSGKDELQYRPRDKATLETRYLFPFGLTADASLLYVAQQYFYDNTGTQKKRLNDYVVLNAKFDQQLLKQRLDLYVGADNLLDENYEQSYGLPQPGRTLYAGAEYHF, from the coding sequence ATGAAAGTTATGGTTAGTGTCCGTTTGCTAATTGCTGTGGTGGTGGGCTTGGCTATTTGTTGCATGGCGTCCCCCCTGTTGGCCGATCAGTCTGTGCCGCAGCTCTACACGCTGGGCGAGGTCGTTGTTTCCGCACCCCAGGCCGGGGTCGAAGCTGTCGGAACTGTCCACACCATTCAGGCTGCCGAGATTAAGGCGAGCGGTGCCCGTACTCTGGATGAGGCATTAACTCTGGTCCCTGGAGTGCTGGTGCAGACCGGCAATCAGGGGACACCGCGTATCGACATCCGTGGCTTCAGGACTCGTCACGTTCAACTGCTACTTGACGGGATCCCGATTAATTCGACCTTCGATGGCCAATTTGATCCGAGCACTTTCGGCGTCGAGAATATCCAGTCAATTAAGGTTACGACCGGCGGCGGCTCGGTTCTCTATGGAGAGGGAGGTAATGGCGGGGTGATCAACATTATCACTAAAAAGGGCCAGCCGGGCCTGCATGGAGCCCTTGGCACTGAGGTTGCGGAGGACAATAACTCGCTCTCCCACTTCTCGCTGGGAGCTGGCAGCGATAATGTTGATGTTTTCGTCAGCGGCAGCGTCTATCAGGGGGGCAGCTTTCAGCTTTCTGACGATTTCCTCCCCACCCCTGCCCAGAATGGCGGAGAGCGTTTGAATAGTGATAATCGGCGTCAGAACCTCTTTGCCAACCTCGGGTGGGCCCCTTCGGAAAAGACCCAGTTGGCAGCGAGTCTCCAATACCGCAAGGGCAAATATGGTGTTCCGCCGGTAACGAACGCCAGCGCAACTGACCCTTTCAGCAAAAACGCCAAGTTTGATCGGGTCGATGACCTTGAAGGTATCGCTGGCCAGCTTGCCTATGACCAGCAACTGTCCGGGACTTTCAGCAGCCGGGGCTGGGTTTATTTTAACCGCTTGAGAATGCTGGAGAACCGCTACGACAATTCTGCATTTACGACCCAGGTGGCCAGCGGCGCTTCGCGCAGTGACTCCACCACCGATAATACCGGCGTTAATCTCCAACTCCGGGGAGATTGGCAGACCAAAGGTATAACCACTCTGGCACTGCTTGGCGAACGAAGTCACTGGAATGCAGATGGGTTCCAGATCGCGGCTTCTACGGGCGGCGGCGGCGGCGGTGGCGGTGGCGGCGGTGGCGGTGGTGGTGGTGGCGGTGGTGGCGGCAGCACGCTGACGACAACACCTTTCGATCTGCAGCGCGATGTACAGCTCTATTCAGCGGCCCTGCAGTATGAACTCCAGTTGTTACCAAAACTCGGTCTGGTTCTGGGCGGGGCGGATCATTTACAACGCCGTGATAATGGTAAAACCGAGCAGCTCGGTTCCTACCTGATTGGTCTCAATTACGACCTCTCCTCCGAAACGCGCCTGCATGCCAGCAATAGTCGTAAGGTGCGCTTCCCTTCGATCAGCCAGCTTTATGATGTCACGCGTGGCAACGAGACATTGTCTGCCGAGCGTAGCCAGCATTACGAAGCTGGAATCGACCAGCAACTTCCTGGTGCTACCAACCTGTCATTGTCCGGATTTCTGATTGATGCCAGGAATTTTATTGAAAAGAATGATATCACCGATCATTACGAAAATTTTCAGCAGTACCGCTTTGAAGGGGCTGAAATCACAATAGAAAATCGTTACGTGGAACATCTTCTTGTACGTGGAAGTTACAGCTATATGCACAGCGAAGATCGCTCTGCCGGAAGCGGTAAAGATGAATTACAGTACCGGCCCCGTGATAAGGCCACCCTCGAAACGCGTTATCTCTTCCCCTTCGGGTTGACTGCCGATGCCTCTCTGCTCTATGTGGCGCAGCAATATTTTTATGATAATACCGGCACTCAGAAGAAGCGTCTTAATGACTATGTGGTGTTGAACGCCAAGTTCGACCAGCAACTGTTGAAGCAGCGGCTGGATCTCTACGTCGGAGCTGACAATTTGCTGGATGAAAATTACGAACAGAGTTATGGGCTACCCCAGCCTGGGCGCACCCTGTATGCAGGTGCGGAGTATCACTTCTGA